In Nitrospinota bacterium, the genomic window CACGCCGGCAAGGCCAAGCACAGCCGGAACCTCCGCGGGGTCCACAACGCTGAAGATAGTTTTTACCATCGGCTTTTCCCTGGAAATTTATGAATGGCCGTGGGTGTCAGACGCCGGTGGCCTGATAACCGCAGTCCACGAAAAGGACCTCGCCGGTGATGGCCGTGGACATGTCCGACAGGAGGAAAAGGCCGGCGTCCCCGATCTCTTCGAGCGAAACGTTGCGGCCAAGAGGAGCGCGCGACTGGCCCATGTTGAGCATCTCCTTGAAGTCCGATATGCCAGCCGAGGCCAGTGTCTTGATTGGGCCAGCCGATATGGCGTTGACCCGGATGTTTTTGGGCCCCATGTCCACCGCCAGGTATTGGACGGAAGCCTCCAGCGCCGCCTTGGCCACCCCCATCACGTTGTAATTGGTGATCACCTTGCGGGCGCCGTAGAAGGTGAGGGTGAGCAGCGCGCCGCCGTTGGGCATAAGTTCCACCGCCTTGCGGGCCATGGCCGTGAACGAGTATACCGAGATGTCCATCGTATTGAGGAAATTGGCGCGGGTGGTGTTGTAGTACGGACCCTTAAGCTCGTTCTTGTCCGAAAAAGCCA contains:
- a CDS encoding enoyl-ACP reductase — protein: MGIMEGKKGLIIGVANERSIAWGIAQALAKQGAQIGFTYALDQLEKRVRPLAESVGSTFVHKLDVTNDAQLDEVFGLAKERFQTLDFVLHAVAFSDKNELKGPYYNTTRANFLNTMDISVYSFTAMARKAVELMPNGGALLTLTFYGARKVITNYNVMGVAKAALEASVQYLAVDMGPKNIRVNAISAGPIKTLASAGISDFKEMLNMGQSRAPLGRNVSLEEIGDAGLFLLSDMSTAITGEVLFVDCGYQATGV